A region of the Zootoca vivipara chromosome 3, rZooViv1.1, whole genome shotgun sequence genome:
aggaagtcgataaagatAGAATTTTTTGATAGAAGAATGTTTGGatattttttattgtagtgtttgtaatttgtttttgtctctttgtgtatttcttgtgtgttcttttttggtgttgtatgttttaatttgtaaaatcaataaatatattttaaaataaaaaataaaaaatgatggacTGTGTTATTGCGAATATTTTCAGGCTTGTTTGACTATGGATTCCTGTTAGCCATGCTACTTCAGAGCTGCAGAAGTAACTATAGGTGACTGCTGTCCACTACTGTTTTTCTAAACTGTTTTTCTACTAAGTTTCCATTATTATTGTACATGTTCATATAGCTGTATTTTAATAGCTGcagaggaggcagcagtgggtgatATTTTTGGTTTTGCCTCTGAATGCAAAACACCCTGGGCTTGCCTTGCTGGCACCGGATGTGGggttgaagcatagctgccaagttttcccttttctcgcgaggaagcctattcagcataagggaaaatccctgtaaaaaagggataacttggcagctatgggttgaaGCCAGCAAATATATGGTGTCTTTCTGCTCAATCTGTCCTCTAACTAATGTGGAGATctgcagggttttttaaaataataataataatgcatggaCTGGACAATCCACATCAATGCTCACAAAAGGTGGGCTTCAGCTCTTTCAGTgaatatgttgtttagtcgtttagtcgtgtccgactcttcgtgaccccatggaccatagcacgccaggcactcctgtcttgtttttgaccacatccagcttacctccattcatggttcttacattccaggttcctatgcaatatttttctttacagcatcggactttcctttcgcttccaggcatatccgcaactgagcgtcctttcggctttggcccagccgcttcatcagctctgaatctacttgtacttgtcctccgctcttcctcagtagcatgttggacgccttccgacctgaggggctcatcttccagcgtcataacttttatatgcctgttgtctttgtccatggagttttcttggcagggatactggagtggcttgccagttccttctccaggtggatcacgtttagtcaaaactctccactatgacctgtccatcttgggtggccctgcatggcatagctcatagcttctctgagttattcaagccccttcgccacgacaaggcattgatccatgaaggggatcagtGAATATACCATGCACCCTATTCAGTGAATATACCATGCACCCTATTCAGAGAAGTGGGACAGTGATCAGGAAGCAGGTCTGGGCAGCAGCAAAAGTCAACACCTTTCTCACTTCTGCCCTTTTCCTTAATAGCTGGGAGACAACAAGTCAAGGGTAGCTTTGTTGCTTCTGAGGAGGTATGCAGATCAGACCTGActctcccattctgttgtttcatTTACAGTAAGAAAGAAGCAAGAACGAGGACGGAAGTCTGGGTATTTCCTATCCTTTTCTTTAcggaacaaaaatgcatttaaataatgTTTAAGTTGTACTTTTCATTTTCAGCATTTGTTATACTGCTTATTAGCAATAAGTTCTGTGGAAGGCATTTAAGTGTTCTTtaaagccattaatattttttaagCAACAGCCACAATGACAtgaacataaaaaaacccaaacatcaaTTCAAACAACGTTAGATTAAAGCAGAACAAAATCAGTAGTGCCCAAGGTCTAAAAAGGActgaatgtgtgttttttttaaaaaaaacaagcaagcaagcaaacaaacaaacagaacataCTGGGGCAAAGTGAGctgccaaaatgatcaaggcacAGGCATCAGatgaacctctctggggagagcatcccacaactGGAATGGCCCCATAAAAATGGCACCCTCCTTAGCAGCCACTCACATCACCTCATTTGGTGAGGGTGGCCAGAGAAGGGCCTCTGAATATTATCTTTGGGTCCAGGATGGAATATATGGGAGGATACTATCTTTGGAGCTTTAATGGTTAATACCAGCAGTTTGTACTGGGCTGAGAAATAACAAAACATCTTTCTAAAAAGTGCAACACCACACCAAGTTTAGAGATGTCCAGTCATGAATTCCGAATGTACAAACGAGTCGCCCATGTGTGGGCTTTTGCATAGTTAGGAATGCAGGGTGAGGCTCtctgtgcacagaaatgctggaaAAGGAAAAGTAACTCTCCTCTTTATTTTAGGGATGAGCTTGATCCAATAACAAGCAGAACACAGGGGGATGAAGTATTGTTCTTGAATTATTCACTGCCTAGCCAAGGAAATGACGAGAAGGAAATTGTTCCCCTGTCTCAGGAACCATGTGGCAATCAAAGATAAGGCAAACAGTTGCTAATTTGAGTATAAAAGCAGGAAATGTGATACACTGATTTCCTTTCATGCAAACAGAACAATCTGAGGGAATATGTAAGGGCGTTCTTTTCCAAGTCAAATTTCTAATATACACCAAGTGTTCCACTGTGGATacaatattttcattattttgaCAATTTTGAATACCATGGATTCCAACAACACTAGTCCTGACAACTTATTGCCGAGTAATTTCTGGAGTAAGTACATATcagtatgtgtttttaaaaaaagaaatgtgacttataattattttcatttttatattctCTCTGAATTCTGTCTCTGTGATACAATTATGTTGTCCATTAGATGATGTCTTTCTAACGTGTTCATTACACGGTTATAGTATTTTATATGTTATAGTATTTTACAGTATATTTTACAACAGGCATATCTGCGAACATGTCAAACCCTAATATTTTACTATCCCATTTTCCTTGCTAAGTTTCATTAAATGCATTCAACATTTTAACAACCATGAGAAAAACTATAcgatatttattattgttttgctttGAGCCAATTACTGAGGAAAGAATCATCCCATTATTAAGAAAACTTTGTTTAGAGGTTTGAATAAGGATTTTTGATCATTACAACACTAAGTTCAGAATTACAGTACTACCAGCCCTGGTTACATTTTATCAGTGCAACCCAATACTAtaaagaaggtgtgtgtgtgtgtgtgtgtgtgtgtgtgtgtatttgcttgGTTTTCTAGGCTGGGGCAAGTTTTTCCACATTCCTGGGCTTCATGGCATTCTCATTACTATTATTCTACTGATCAATATAGAACATCCATTTCTTTTTCAAACCCCAGGATATGGAAAAAGCACAGCCCCTCCCCTGTGGCAATAGCATCAGGCATTCCAGCTACTTTAGCATGAACTGTGAAATGGGAacagaattggggagggggatataAGCCTGCCCTTAATTCCCTTGACATAAGCCCTCCACCCCCAGCATCACACATCCTTCAGGGATCTGgatagggccagatttaggtttgatgaggccctaagctactgaaggtaatggggccctttatatgtccagctgccctttcccAACAAAACAtattgtcgctggttttttgtgttgaatatatgctataagcagtcatgtccaaccggtcgatcaCAATTTACCAGTCGATTGCAGTTGATCTTGTGATCCTgattgattccctccccccccccaaatctccccaaagaaagctcaacaactttggtcaacccagtaggtagatcactgccagtatttttatagtgggagtaggtcacagtctcttgggagttggacatgccttctTTATagaaatttatggacctaataggcatctaaagccatttgcacatgcagaatgtaggccctctatacagtggtaccttggtttacaaccataatccgttctggaggtccgtttgcaaaccaaaacaggttgtaacccaaggcgcgctttcaccaatggggcctccaaaatttttttgtttgtaataataataataataataataataataataataataataataataataataaaaagggttATAATCCAAAAAAACGGTTGCAAACccggacacgcacttccgggtttgatgtgtttgtaatccaaaatgtatgcaaaccaagacatatgcaaaccaaggtaccactgtatatagaaaggagcaaaccagtgatattttagggacaacacaaaacactgttgctgtatgggggttttattttatttgttttttatcttatattttgaaaatgtacatcatttttttatctttaatttttttgggggcccccaagagagtggggccctaagctatagcttgattagtttatacataaatctggccctggatCTGGAGCAGTTTGAGAATTACTGTCCTAAAGGCATGGGAGTCTGTTTTGGGATCAGAGGTATCAACAGCAATTAGGGGTTTTGTCAATTTCTAAAGGGTAAATTAGTTgcccattatttttatttctggtgaCAAAAATAGCAGTCAAAATGTAGTGGGAGGAGTATCGTGCcatatttattataataataaaagaaatccaTCCTTCATTCACATGGCTACCGAAACCAGCATATTGTAATTGTGCTGGAAATATTTGTTCACGTATGGCAGGAAAAGGAAGTTAGAGTTCAATGTATAatgttaaaataaacaaatgcacgGCCTTTTTTTCTCAGCTACATCTTTCCCAGTCACAAAGCCAAAGTTTTGTTGACCAAATTTTTAATGCATTCTGCAAATGTTACAGGATATTTTGCTGATTGCCATGTCTGTTGAATTTCCGTTTTAGTAAGGAACACCTGAAGCAACTTGGCTCCACATCAGGCATCAGGCTTGCCAAACTTTGCAAAAGCCATGCTAATTGGTGGCTAACCAACAACTGCAGGAAACTGGAACGTCCACCTCATATAATTTTGAATATGACCAAAACCATAAATCAAGCCCCACCTAGGTCTGGGTGATGTTATTGTCCCCTCTTACTGTCTAATTGCCTTCTGAaatcgttattattattaaaggtaaagggacccctgactgttaggtccagtcgcaaacatccggagcggcccctatttatctacttgcactttgacgtactttcgaactgctaggttggcaggagcagggaccaagcaatgggatctcaccccatcgcagggattcgaactgccaaccttctgatcagcattccctaggctctgtggtttagaccacagcaccacccgcgtcctaattattattattatcatctgctATATTGCATATGACCACTTATTCTTtattgtgtgggggtggggataagaAAGAGTAACATTACACAAATGGCTTATGACCACTTCAATACTATAGAAACATCCGTAATAAAGGGAGCCAACGATCTCATGACATAATtagctcatttttaaaataatttggctGCAATGGTTCTGATTTCAAATGGTTAAGTGTCTTCTTTTGAGTATCTACTGAAACTCTAAGAAAGTAGCTTTTCATCTGTGACAATTTCAGTAACAGCAGTTTACTGAAAACCTTTATCTTAATCCTCTTCCATCATGCAGctcaatgtgttttttttcttgtacAGTTGTGGTAGAAGTGTTTTCAAGTGCTGTGAATATTCAATTATGCTTGTGATttcgtaccgtgtttctcataatataagacacgtcttatatttatttttactcaagaaaataagcctatggcttattttcgggggtgtcttatttttaaaaaaagttacctcctcttcctgctgcggctcggcgcccggaactggcggctgcacactttgttggcgcttcagcagggcacgctgctgggtcctgccgggttggggctccaagctgtgtgcactgcagctcttgctgcgtcccgccgccggcttggagcttggcaaagcgcgcgctgctgcctttgccggctcccgctctgttGGGGCTTGGcaaagtgcgcgctttgccgagccccgactgagcgggaaccagcaaaggcagcagcccgccgccggcttggagctcgagccggcaaagggtgGGCTCCCTGCCGTGTAGTGCTGCTCCCATCCGGAGGAGGCTGCCATGGGTGCCGAGgccccgcctcctcttcctcctccttccccgtgtCCTTGTCTCGGCTCTGGCTGAGCTGGAAGAGACGGCGGGAGAGCAGCACAGCGTGAGCTCAGTGCgcgccagggaaggaggagccaggccGGGCGGAGCTGCCGCGCTGCAGTACACGAGGAGCCGGAACACgcacagcttcctcctccttcccagctcccaccGGCGGATCCTCTGCCCCGCCACAGCCGCCTGGCCTGCCTGTCTGCCCGCCCTCCGGcttccccaccatagctgccaagttatcccttttgttaaagggattttcccttatgctgaataggcttcctcgcgagaaaagggaagacttgacagctatgttccccACAGCAGAGGCTCCTCCTTGCCCTCCGGCTCCGGCTGCGCTCCCTCTCACGCTCCCAGCTGCCTCCTTGTCTGGGTCCCTGtttgcagctgccgccgccgctgccctcttcctcctcctcctgtctctcgcCTGGGCATGTCGTCCCGTTTTCCCTCTCGGAAGGTTCTTGCTGTTGGCTGCTGCCTGCTCCTTCCTCGCTTCCCGGAGCCGCCCTCTCAGacctttgccgggtcccgctgggtcgggacttggcgtggcgtgccctgccataccagcatgtcttatttttggagtacgccttatatttcgccaggtcttgaaaatcctgccatgccttattttgtagggatgtctaaaaatatgagaaacacggtatgtagcgGGGCGGGGAAAGAGGGATCCCATGTTTATGGCTGATCCAGACCACATTCCCAGAATGTACTGGGCTAGCTGTAGTGTATTCCAACCCAGGAATTACAGGAGGAAGGCAAGGGGAAAAGCAAGTTCAGGAAACAAGATTACCATTCTGCACCTGCACTTAACTGTAAGCAGGCAAGCGAGCAACTCTAAAATAAGCTTGCTCATTTAATAAACAGCCTGAGGAATCCAGGGTCTCAGACATTTCCCTGAATTGTCAGACCTtggcctgcttagcttcagcagcgTGGTTGCATGAGCCCTTAGACCCAGCGGTAGGCCCACGAACAGGGCAAGCCGCCCATAGGAGCAGGGGGCATTGCAGTCTccagagcctgcctgcctgcctcctcccactcagttgccctacagctggaggggaggcagcgggtggactgtttgggcagcgcagagcctgcgcaCGCTgaagccaccgtgtctctcccagaagagacatgtggctcgggtgtgctgcaggccccacagtgagtgctgcctggcattttgtcacctccctcaatggtgacacccagggcggcccacaCCCACcgctccccccttcctctgcccatgCTTAGACAATGTCCTGGGACCTAACGTGTCGTTCTGTGCCTAACACCACAGCAGAGCAGCAAAATATATAATACTCAGTTTCTTGTACCTTTAATACTTTTTTAGGACGGGGGAATGTATGTAGCTTGCCATGTTacagagctgctgctgcagcagcataagaagaagaaggagagagtACCTCCTGAAACTTCCCCATGGGAGTTGAAATGATTGGAGCATTGCCATTAACTGTGGACCCAAAACAGGCAGCACTTATCTGGCCAACCAGTTTTTGTGGCTCTGAGAGTAGCGTGGTGTGCGGGAATCACGGGGCAAGTTTTAATGGCAACAATTAGCATTGCCTAATATCAAGCTGTTGCTGAAAGGCACAGGAAAGAAACCAGTCACAAAGACTTTCCCTGGTGCAAAGTTGACATTTGGTAGTAATGATTGTGGTGGATTACCATGGGGAAGTATATTTTGGAAATAACACGTATCACCTTCCTACAACAGCTGTAAACTGAACTGCCCAAATATTTCTGAAGAAATATATCAACACATACACATCCAAGCCTAGatatgaaaaagaaatgaatggaaattcaAATATATCCAGAAGAACCAAAGACAAATTTACAGTCAGAGTCATAAATTGCCAATTTGGTTTCAACAGTTTTTGTAGCTACTTACACAAGGAAACCTTGTGAAATGAATTGTTATATAAAAGTGGTCATGTAAGGGTTCAAAATCCTACAAAATGTGTTAAACTTCtggtaattttctctctctttcttattctCTTTTTAATGGATGTGTGgattggcaggggtggggaggggtgttgggCTGTGAAACTGATATATTCATTTATGTAGTTTTCCAGCAGAGGGCAATATAGAGATACTGTATATTGATCATTCTAAGGAAAAATTGCAGAGTCTGGGACacaacttttttgttgttgttgttgttaagagatATGACAatattattttggttttattttctgcAACATATGGCTAGCTTACTCTCTGCCACCTGATCTAGAGATGTGTGAAATCCCACTCCTGATAATTTTTGCCACACTTATTCACATGATTTAGCTTTCCTAGAAATTCTTCACATCAAAGGCAAAATTTATTTACCTCAACTGTTAATTGAAGGCATGTTTTAAATGGCAATATTGTTCTTCTAACTGAAGGGCTTGTTCAGCAGAACAATCTACTTTCTTACGGAATACAAACTTGATGTGTGGAAATGCCACTGTGGAATTGGACACATTCTCAAAGGCAGgactaatttttatttatttcatattttatgtatttcatacaatttatttaCCACTTGATTACAGAAAAAgccacaaagcatttttaaaattgctttaaaaaaatattagccTTTACAAAACAAATGAAGGCAATTTTTCTACTTGTTTAAGGACAGAGATACATTCAAAATAATATAGACTACGAATACAGAAGTTTGCGAACACTGACTGACCTTATTTTCTTAATTAATGTGAAAACTGACCACTAAAGCTATGCAAAATTGCAGTATGATAAATCTTGTACTCTGTTTGGTCTATCTCAGTCAGCAATCTTGAACACACTTCAAAAGTGCATTTGATTTAGGGCTTACGGCTCagtcaacatgcataggattgcattgtatatgagaattgtatttttttcgttggaatagatggccctcagggtccgttccaactctacaattatatgattctgtgaaatattCACCCCATTTTACTTCTTTTGTTTTAGATCATATGATAATAGCATTTTCTGTTTCTATGGTCATTGGACTTGTGATCGGAGGCATAATCTGGGCTTTGCTGGCTTGCCTGTCTAGTCGCAGAGCCAGTGCCCATATTTCCCAGTGGAGCACCTCATCCTCCAGCCGGCGTCCCAGAGCTTCTCGTGGATCTTCTGCCAGCAGGCCAGGATTTTATCGCAACAGCAGCTGTGAACGCCGCAGTAACCTCAGCTTGGCCAGCCTGACCTTCCAAAGGCAAGCTTCCTTGGAGCAGGCCAACTCCTTCCCAAGGAAATCAAGTTTCCGAGCCTCAACGTTTCATCCCTTCTTGCAGAGCCCCCCGCTTCCTGTAGAAATGGAAAGTCAGGTGATTACTTTGGtaccagccaccaccaccaccacccttactGGGACCACCACCAACAGCCTATCTCGTCCCGAGTTCCACTGGTCCAATAATAGTCTTCGTGTCTCCAACTCAACACAAACACCACCTCCTGCTTACGACTCTATCATAAAGGCGTTCCCAGACTCTTGACTCCAATTCTTGGGGATGTATGTATATAGAAAGAATCTCAGTTGTATGATTTTCTGTGGGCTCTATGAAGACACCTTTGAAGTCTACCATTGCAAGGACCTGCAGTGCTGAGACCCAAGTGATAGTTCTGTGTCCCTCTATGATAGGCATTTGCTGGAGTGAAACCCTGATGTCTCTTTCAGCGACAAATACCTCTCTTGTGCTAGTATTCACAATGGTCTGCTGCATCATGGTGTGTTTATATTTGCATTGTAACCATTGCCTTTAGTTTAGATGCAGACTTCATCTAGTCTATCACATTGACTCATTTCTGGAGACACAGAATGTAAAAATAGTTTTCTTTGTAGATAGTCTCCAATTAACCTTAAACACAGTGAtgaaattgctgtttttatttagggtttcttttcttttcttggtcaAAGCATTTTCCTCTGGGCATTTtgatatgcaaaataaataaataaataaattctactaCTTGTTCATCAGTTGGCCATAGTGCCATGTGATTACAAGATctacatgattttttaaaaacagatgtaAATCGCTTAgaatttgttttatatttctgtGGGCTAAGATCCCCAATTTATGTTTTAAGATCTTTCTAGTTGGAACCATTGTCTGATGAAGGCTGCTAGCTTGCACATGCTTTCctaggagtaagcctcattgaattcagagGCTAAACGTCAGGGTAGATATAAGAAAAATCTGCTAGAGTAGGGGTTCCCAGACTGTGGTCTGCGAGCTTCTTTCAGGTAGTCTGTGGCGTGTCTCTGAAGAACCCTTCCAATTTGAGTTCtattgaattctatggaatgcaaAATGTAACATAGTAAAATGCAATgatcagaaataaaagaaacaatcaaaacacaatcaaacattgTACAGCACATTACATTTGCGACAACAGGCAGGAAAATATAATTAAGTGGCCTGCCCAGAGTCTCAACAATTTCCAAGTgatccatgggggtggggggtggggggtggaaaacactgccctaaagctaaaaaaaaaatgtgtgtaaggATGTCAATGTTAACCTCAGGATGAGGGGCTTCCTAAGCCAATCCCTCCTATAAGCCTCCTAAGCATGGGAAACATCAGATTAAATTCACGGCCTGTactcttttaaaggaaaacatcatgaaaatgatgtttagatgaCATTTAACGcctgttaaattagccaaaatcaATAAATCCAATAacaaaaaatgttggaagtgtaatgtTAAAGAGGGAGACTATTATCATCAGTGGTGGCTTTGCGAAAAGGTGAAAGTTTATTGggagcaaatatataatgaattgaaaagattattaagatatactttcccaaaaaaacccgaGGAAATGCTATTAGGGATACTGAGCAGGAACATTAAAAAAGAGGATCACAAACtcttcatgtatgccaccacccCCGCGAGAGTTATCTTGGCCCAGAGGTGGAGAACGACTGAAATACCGACTATAGaggactggagagagaaaatgcgaGAATATCTGCAGTTGGCTAGGCTAACGGGAAGAATAAGGGACCAAAAGGAgcaaaagttccaaaaggaatggaataaatttataGAGTATTTGAAGGAGCATGGTAAGATATGAAACGCCTGTAGGTCAACATTATAAAATGCAACAGCTTAAAGTAACCTAAGTCAAAAACCTATGTTTAATTTGTAAGATAATCTGTGACGGGTATAACTTTAGAGAGCGCAAAACTGAATAAATGGAAGAACAagcctgaaagagagagaggtggaagtcgACC
Encoded here:
- the MYCT1 gene encoding myc target protein 1 yields the protein MDSNNTSPDNLLPSNFWNHMIIAFSVSMVIGLVIGGIIWALLACLSSRRASAHISQWSTSSSSRRPRASRGSSASRPGFYRNSSCERRSNLSLASLTFQRQASLEQANSFPRKSSFRASTFHPFLQSPPLPVEMESQVITLVPATTTTTLTGTTTNSLSRPEFHWSNNSLRVSNSTQTPPPAYDSIIKAFPDS